A region from the Ptychodera flava strain L36383 chromosome 12, AS_Pfla_20210202, whole genome shotgun sequence genome encodes:
- the LOC139145938 gene encoding centromere protein Q-like isoform X1 — MPPRKSKTPTAASSYRNKPKKIAPIPGTSKSKKQGRKSKTPTVKVTSRKKRSVSPSRNPSTAQKKKRGTQEPRVTKKTEKRKVQREDDFLDKRVSARALLKWKPIQKSTQDLVSNIVNQAILCSLNQTSAMSYGNVQEHLDNLKTRITATLKKRKAPTAKYVDYKKMESHCKLLEEVLVQSSLQVELMEDQAEQLDVSVEGKQEEVAELEHAVSDFNDNQANWKKKLHPILREDYEDELNLTALPEDSFKLPISQVDEDIDVHQSRLLHRLTDLQSSHTANELAEYVETVATVASVLTRK; from the exons ATGCCCCCTCGCAAGAGCAAGACTCCTACTGCTGCTTCAAGTTATCGAAATAAACCAAAGAAAATCGCCCCAATACCTggaacatcaaaatcaaagaagCAGGGCAGAAAATCTAAAACACCAACAGTGAAAGTGACATCAAGGAAAAAGCGATCTGTCAGCCCTTCAAGAAATCCCAGTACAGCACAG AAAAAGAAGCGAGGAACCCAAGAGCCGAGAGTGACCAAGAAAACAGAGAAGAGGAAGG TTCAAAGAGAAGATGACTTCCTTGACAAAAGGGTCTCTGCAAGAGCTCTGTTAAAATGGAAACCAATACAGAAATCAACCCAAGACCTGGTCAGCAATATTGTGAATCAAGCCATCTT GTGTTCCCTGAATCAGACAAGTGCTATGAGCTATGGCAATGTTCAAGAACATCTGGACAATTTGAAGACCAG GATTACTGCTACGCTGAAGAAAAGAAAGGCTCCAACTGCCAAATATGTAGACTACAAGAAAATGGAAAGTCACTGT AAACTTCTTGAAGAAGTTTTAGTTCAGAGTTCATTACAGGTGGAATTGATGGAGGATCAAGCTGAACAGTTGGATGt ATCCGTTGAAGGTAAACAAGAAGAAGTTGCCGAACTGGAACATGCTGTCAGTGATTTTAATGACAACCAGGCAAACTGGAAGAAAAAG TTGCATCCTATACTCAGAGAAGACTATGAAGATGAACTGAATCTAACTGCACTGCCAGAGGACAGTTTTAAATTGCCCATATCccag GTTGATGAAGACATAGATGTACATCAGTCCAGATTACTGCACAGACTTACAGATTTACAAAGTTCTCATACTGCAAATGAACTGGCAGAGTATGTGGAAACAGTGGCTACAGTGGCAAGTGTTCTAACGAGAAAATGA
- the LOC139145938 gene encoding uncharacterized protein isoform X2, which produces MPPRKSKTPTAASSYRNKPKKIAPIPGTSKSKKQGRKSKTPTVKVTSRKKRSVSPSRNPSTAQKKKRGTQEPRVTKKTEKRKVQREDDFLDKRVSARALLKWKPIQKSTQDLVSNIVNQAILITATLKKRKAPTAKYVDYKKMESHCKLLEEVLVQSSLQVELMEDQAEQLDVSVEGKQEEVAELEHAVSDFNDNQANWKKKLHPILREDYEDELNLTALPEDSFKLPISQVDEDIDVHQSRLLHRLTDLQSSHTANELAEYVETVATVASVLTRK; this is translated from the exons ATGCCCCCTCGCAAGAGCAAGACTCCTACTGCTGCTTCAAGTTATCGAAATAAACCAAAGAAAATCGCCCCAATACCTggaacatcaaaatcaaagaagCAGGGCAGAAAATCTAAAACACCAACAGTGAAAGTGACATCAAGGAAAAAGCGATCTGTCAGCCCTTCAAGAAATCCCAGTACAGCACAG AAAAAGAAGCGAGGAACCCAAGAGCCGAGAGTGACCAAGAAAACAGAGAAGAGGAAGG TTCAAAGAGAAGATGACTTCCTTGACAAAAGGGTCTCTGCAAGAGCTCTGTTAAAATGGAAACCAATACAGAAATCAACCCAAGACCTGGTCAGCAATATTGTGAATCAAGCCATCTT GATTACTGCTACGCTGAAGAAAAGAAAGGCTCCAACTGCCAAATATGTAGACTACAAGAAAATGGAAAGTCACTGT AAACTTCTTGAAGAAGTTTTAGTTCAGAGTTCATTACAGGTGGAATTGATGGAGGATCAAGCTGAACAGTTGGATGt ATCCGTTGAAGGTAAACAAGAAGAAGTTGCCGAACTGGAACATGCTGTCAGTGATTTTAATGACAACCAGGCAAACTGGAAGAAAAAG TTGCATCCTATACTCAGAGAAGACTATGAAGATGAACTGAATCTAACTGCACTGCCAGAGGACAGTTTTAAATTGCCCATATCccag GTTGATGAAGACATAGATGTACATCAGTCCAGATTACTGCACAGACTTACAGATTTACAAAGTTCTCATACTGCAAATGAACTGGCAGAGTATGTGGAAACAGTGGCTACAGTGGCAAGTGTTCTAACGAGAAAATGA